The following coding sequences lie in one Actinomycetota bacterium genomic window:
- a CDS encoding wax ester/triacylglycerol synthase family O-acyltransferase, with amino-acid sequence MQRMGGQDAAFLYGETASWHMQVSALMTVDPSTAPGGFDFDRLKALTVERLPIVPQFRWRVVDVPFGLDRPGWVEDGDFDPDFHIRRIAVPDPGGPRELGELVGRLASYKLDRRKPLWEMWVIEGVEHGRVAILTKMHHSIIDGVSGMGLAEALLDLEPDPPPRPTEVRDSLHDRRVPSAVELLATGAFNMWTRTPYRMMRFGRQSVRQGLSAVGFFRRSVTPVTPFQAPRTSLNGELTPHRRFAWASVPLASVKAVKNSFDVKLNDVVLALCAGALRRYLQKLDDLPDHPLIAQCPVSLRTDADRDDVGSKVGSMFTSLATDITDPALRLVAIHESTQNAKEIQQALSVHKIMGLTETTPPGLIALAARTYTGMGLSRMPPAVNLVISNVPGPPFPLFLAGARLEAMYPMGPLMLGMGLNITVISYRESLDFGFMCCPEMVPQPEFIAEGIPLALAELEATEPASR; translated from the coding sequence GTGCAACGCATGGGAGGGCAGGACGCGGCGTTTCTCTACGGCGAGACCGCATCGTGGCACATGCAGGTCTCGGCGCTCATGACTGTCGACCCCTCGACGGCACCCGGTGGGTTCGACTTCGATCGGCTCAAGGCGCTCACGGTGGAGCGGCTGCCGATCGTCCCGCAGTTCCGCTGGCGGGTGGTCGACGTGCCCTTCGGGCTCGACCGTCCGGGCTGGGTGGAGGATGGGGACTTCGACCCCGACTTCCACATCCGCCGCATCGCCGTCCCCGACCCGGGCGGGCCGCGCGAGCTGGGTGAGCTCGTCGGTCGTCTCGCCTCCTACAAGCTCGATCGGCGCAAGCCGCTCTGGGAGATGTGGGTCATCGAGGGTGTCGAGCACGGCCGGGTGGCGATCCTGACCAAGATGCACCACTCGATCATCGACGGCGTCTCGGGGATGGGCCTGGCCGAGGCGCTCCTCGACCTCGAGCCCGATCCCCCGCCGCGCCCGACCGAGGTGCGTGACTCGCTGCACGACCGGCGCGTGCCGAGCGCCGTGGAGCTGCTGGCGACGGGCGCGTTCAACATGTGGACGCGGACCCCGTACCGCATGATGCGCTTCGGCCGGCAGAGCGTCAGGCAGGGTCTCAGCGCCGTCGGCTTCTTCCGCCGGTCGGTCACGCCGGTGACGCCCTTCCAGGCGCCCCGCACCTCGCTGAACGGTGAGCTCACCCCGCACCGCCGCTTCGCGTGGGCGAGCGTGCCCCTCGCGTCCGTCAAAGCCGTCAAGAACTCGTTCGACGTCAAGCTCAACGACGTCGTGCTCGCGCTCTGCGCGGGGGCGCTGCGCCGCTACCTCCAGAAGCTCGACGATCTCCCCGACCATCCGCTCATTGCCCAGTGCCCCGTCTCGCTTCGCACCGACGCCGACCGCGACGACGTGGGGAGCAAGGTCGGCTCGATGTTCACGTCGCTGGCCACCGACATCACCGATCCCGCGCTGCGCCTCGTGGCGATCCACGAGAGCACCCAGAACGCGAAGGAGATCCAGCAGGCGCTCTCGGTCCACAAGATCATGGGGCTCACGGAGACGACACCTCCGGGCCTGATCGCGCTGGCCGCCCGCACGTACACCGGTATGGGGCTGAGTCGCATGCCGCCCGCGGTCAACCTCGTGATCTCCAACGTCCCCGGGCCGCCGTTCCCCCTCTTCCTCGCGGGTGCCCGGCTCGAGGCGATGTACCCGATGGGGCCGCTGATGCTCGGGATGGGGCTGAACATCACCGTGATCAGCTACCGGGAGTCGCTCGACTTCGGCTTCATGTGCTGCCCCGAGATGGTGCCCCAGCCCGAGTTCATCGCCGAAGGGATCCCGCTCGCCCTCGCCGAGCTGGAAGCGACCGAGCCCGCGAGCCGCTAG
- a CDS encoding zinc-binding dehydrogenase — protein sequence MMAYRLVEWERPPEPVEVEVPRPGPGELLVRVAGNGLCHSDITMGQIPAAIGAELGWQMPFTLGHEIGGWVDELGAGVTGFASGDPVALVTPSSCGACSWCIRGQDSACPHGGAGRGYGRDGGLASYVLVDSARAVIKLGPLDPMVAGPLTDAGATSYHAVRRVLPKLVPGSTAVVLGAGGLGSFAVQFLATLSPARVVAVDVSPARRDFAREMGAHDVLAGVDDSTTQQLLELTHGAGAEAVLDFVGVDATISAGLASVRRAGAFALVGAGGGTFVRPWFGGLPNEADIFCFQGSSISDARDVLALAAGGLLRIEIDVFPFSRVQEAYEQLDTGRLRGRAVVTPDDGVIPDDGATPAG from the coding sequence ATGATGGCCTACCGGCTCGTCGAGTGGGAGCGGCCGCCCGAGCCGGTCGAGGTCGAGGTCCCCCGTCCCGGGCCGGGCGAGCTGCTCGTGCGGGTCGCGGGCAACGGCCTCTGTCACTCCGACATCACCATGGGTCAGATCCCGGCAGCGATCGGGGCCGAGCTCGGCTGGCAGATGCCGTTCACCCTCGGCCACGAGATCGGGGGTTGGGTCGACGAGCTCGGCGCGGGCGTCACCGGGTTCGCGTCCGGCGACCCGGTCGCACTGGTGACGCCGAGCTCGTGCGGCGCCTGCTCGTGGTGCATCCGGGGCCAGGACAGCGCGTGTCCGCACGGCGGCGCGGGCCGGGGCTATGGGAGGGACGGAGGGTTGGCGTCGTACGTCCTCGTCGACTCCGCTCGCGCGGTCATCAAGCTCGGTCCGCTCGACCCGATGGTCGCGGGCCCGCTCACGGACGCCGGCGCCACGTCGTACCACGCGGTGCGGCGCGTGCTGCCGAAGCTCGTGCCGGGTTCGACCGCGGTCGTGCTCGGCGCGGGCGGCCTCGGCAGTTTCGCGGTGCAGTTCCTGGCGACGTTGAGCCCCGCCCGGGTCGTCGCCGTCGATGTCAGCCCCGCGCGCCGCGACTTCGCCCGGGAGATGGGAGCCCACGACGTGCTCGCGGGCGTCGACGACTCGACGACGCAGCAGCTGCTCGAGCTGACGCACGGCGCCGGCGCCGAGGCGGTGCTCGACTTCGTCGGCGTCGACGCGACGATCTCCGCGGGCCTCGCGTCGGTTCGCAGGGCCGGCGCGTTCGCCCTCGTCGGCGCGGGCGGCGGCACGTTCGTGCGGCCCTGGTTCGGCGGCCTGCCGAACGAGGCGGACATCTTCTGCTTCCAGGGGTCGAGCATCTCCGACGCGCGCGACGTGCTGGCGCTCGCGGCCGGAGGGCTCCTCCGCATTGAGATCGACGTGTTCCCGTTCAGCCGCGTGCAGGAGGCCTACGAGCAGCTCGACACGGGCCGGCTTCGGGGTCGCGCCGTCGTCACTCCCGACGATGGAGTCATTCCCGACGATGGAGCCACTCCCGCCGGCTGA
- a CDS encoding CoA transferase — MRSQRGTAAPRNRGDQVPTDTTDGLLRGVRVVECSMLGPAAITTALADLGADVIKVEPPQGDYVREMTWPIVEGTSLMHLHLNRGKRSVVLDLRTKEGAAIFLELVREADAVVEAMRPGGLERRGLGYERLREVNPRVVFITISGYGMTGPYKDYPSHGIAYDTWAGVVKPEVDDDGFTYIPEHVSIGINAGPLFGALGILAGIIRARDVGEGCRMEVAQSDAAAAIDWLRSETYRAYERPEDEVTGNKSDGYARRAPATAGMRDGVRYNIYATSDGHILFMASEREFWQNFCEGVGRPELFEQHPGSKYADHAVGDVALRAELRAIFATRTSAEWLEFGGRVNTPIAPVNTPQSIADDAQFRDRMPWIPQARLGAEQLPLPIKLIDGELPSPSMAPTVGQHTDEVLREVLGYDESRVAALRASGALG; from the coding sequence ATGAGAAGCCAGCGGGGGACCGCAGCGCCCAGGAATCGAGGCGACCAGGTGCCGACGGACACGACTGACGGGCTGCTGCGCGGCGTGCGCGTCGTCGAGTGCTCGATGCTGGGGCCGGCTGCGATCACCACCGCGCTGGCCGACCTCGGCGCCGACGTGATCAAGGTGGAGCCGCCGCAGGGCGACTACGTGCGCGAGATGACCTGGCCCATCGTCGAGGGAACCTCGCTCATGCACCTGCACCTCAACCGGGGCAAGCGCAGCGTGGTGCTCGACCTCCGCACGAAGGAGGGAGCGGCGATCTTCCTCGAGCTCGTCCGCGAGGCCGACGCGGTCGTCGAGGCGATGCGACCCGGCGGGCTCGAACGGCGGGGGCTGGGATACGAGCGGCTCCGCGAGGTCAACCCCCGCGTCGTGTTCATCACCATCTCGGGCTACGGCATGACGGGCCCCTACAAGGACTACCCGAGCCACGGCATCGCGTACGACACATGGGCCGGCGTGGTGAAGCCCGAGGTCGACGACGACGGCTTCACCTACATCCCCGAGCACGTGTCGATCGGCATCAACGCCGGGCCCCTCTTCGGTGCGCTCGGGATCCTGGCCGGGATCATCCGGGCGCGCGATGTCGGCGAGGGCTGCCGCATGGAGGTCGCTCAGTCCGACGCGGCGGCAGCCATCGACTGGTTGCGCTCCGAGACCTACCGGGCGTACGAACGGCCCGAGGACGAAGTCACCGGCAACAAGTCCGACGGCTACGCGCGCCGCGCGCCTGCGACCGCCGGCATGAGGGACGGCGTTCGCTACAACATCTACGCGACGAGCGACGGGCACATCCTGTTCATGGCTTCTGAGCGCGAGTTCTGGCAGAACTTCTGCGAGGGCGTCGGCCGTCCCGAGCTCTTCGAGCAGCACCCGGGGTCGAAGTACGCGGACCATGCGGTCGGCGACGTCGCGCTGCGCGCCGAGCTGCGCGCCATCTTCGCCACGAGGACCTCCGCCGAGTGGCTCGAGTTCGGGGGTCGGGTCAACACGCCGATCGCACCGGTGAACACGCCCCAATCGATCGCCGACGACGCGCAGTTCCGTGACCGGATGCCGTGGATCCCGCAGGCGCGGCTGGGCGCCGAGCAGCTCCCGCTGCCGATCAAGTTGATCGACGGTGAGCTGCCGTCGCCGTCGATGGCCCCGACCGTCGGCCAGCACACCGACGAGGTGCTGCGCGAGGTGCTCGGGTACGACGAGTCCCGCGTCGCGGCGTTGCGCGCGTCCGGCGCCCTCGGATGA
- a CDS encoding 3'(2'),5'-bisphosphate nucleotidase CysQ: MRASPADHRDAARFAEEAGRLLLGIRTRIDAGEAIDRVRHDGDLGSHELLLGRLADAHPHDAVLSEEGADDLARLDAERVWIVDPLDGTREFGEPLRTDWAVHVALVIGGEPVAGAVALPARGLVLSTAAPPTLPPSTGGRPRVVVSRTRPPAEAERLATALGAELVAMGSAGAKAMAVVLGDADVYPHAGGQYEWDSAAPVAVAARTGLHVSRLDGTPLRYNQRDAWLPDLLICRPELAEPVLAALA; the protein is encoded by the coding sequence ATGAGGGCGAGCCCCGCCGACCACCGGGATGCCGCGCGCTTCGCCGAGGAGGCGGGGCGGCTCCTGCTCGGCATCCGCACGCGAATCGACGCCGGCGAGGCGATCGACCGCGTGAGGCACGATGGCGACCTGGGCTCCCACGAGTTGCTGCTCGGCCGCTTGGCCGACGCCCATCCGCACGACGCGGTGCTCTCGGAGGAGGGCGCGGACGACCTGGCGCGCCTCGACGCCGAACGGGTCTGGATCGTCGATCCCCTCGACGGGACGCGGGAGTTCGGTGAGCCGCTCCGCACCGACTGGGCGGTACACGTGGCGCTCGTCATCGGCGGTGAGCCCGTCGCCGGCGCGGTCGCGCTGCCCGCCCGCGGTCTCGTTCTCTCCACCGCCGCCCCGCCGACGTTGCCGCCGTCGACGGGCGGGCGCCCCCGGGTGGTCGTGAGCCGTACCCGTCCACCGGCCGAGGCCGAGCGGCTGGCCACCGCGCTCGGTGCGGAGCTGGTGGCGATGGGTTCGGCAGGCGCGAAGGCGATGGCCGTCGTGCTCGGCGATGCCGACGTCTATCCGCATGCAGGCGGGCAGTACGAGTGGGACTCCGCCGCGCCGGTCGCGGTCGCGGCGCGCACCGGCTTGCACGTCTCGCGCCTCGACGGCACGCCGTTGCGCTACAACCAGCGCGACGCCTGGCTGCCCGACCTCCTCATCTGCCGTCCCGAGCTGGCCGAGCCGGTCCTGGCGGCTCTCGCCTAG
- a CDS encoding pyrimidine reductase family protein, with protein sequence MRQLLPDLVDPVDPVAVYGDLPEARGRPAVRLNMIASIDGATTVGGVSGGLGGPADKRLFSILRSLADAVLVAAGTARAESYGPSTRLVAVVSRSCALDWAAPFFTAATVRPMVVTVAGAPAANRARGAEVADVVIAGEDSVDMRRALDALGERAVRSVLAEGGPSLNGQLAAAGLVDELCLSVSPAVVGGDSKRILSGPALDVAPRCELRSVCEEDGFLFLRYRSSS encoded by the coding sequence GTGCGACAGCTGCTGCCCGACCTCGTCGACCCGGTCGACCCCGTTGCCGTCTACGGCGACCTGCCGGAGGCACGCGGCCGCCCCGCCGTGCGCCTCAACATGATCGCGAGCATCGACGGTGCCACGACGGTCGGCGGCGTGTCCGGCGGGCTCGGCGGGCCCGCCGACAAGCGGTTGTTCTCGATCTTGCGCTCCCTCGCGGATGCGGTGCTCGTGGCGGCGGGCACCGCGCGCGCCGAGTCCTATGGGCCGTCGACGCGCCTCGTCGCCGTCGTCTCCCGCTCCTGCGCGCTCGACTGGGCCGCTCCCTTCTTCACCGCGGCGACCGTGCGACCGATGGTCGTCACCGTCGCCGGTGCGCCGGCCGCCAACCGGGCCCGCGGGGCCGAGGTGGCCGACGTCGTCATCGCCGGTGAGGACAGCGTCGACATGCGGCGCGCGCTCGACGCGTTGGGCGAGCGGGCCGTCCGCTCGGTGCTCGCCGAAGGGGGCCCGAGCCTCAACGGCCAGCTCGCGGCGGCCGGCCTGGTCGACGAGCTCTGCCTGTCAGTGTCGCCCGCGGTGGTGGGTGGTGACTCGAAGCGGATCCTCTCGGGCCCCGCGCTCGACGTCGCCCCGCGTTGCGAGCTGCGCTCCGTCTGCGAAGAGGACGGTTTCCTCTTCCTGCGCTACCGCTCGTCGAGCTGA
- a CDS encoding alkaline phosphatase family protein — protein sequence MRKRAWIGVAGAALVAGGLPAMFGLSPAGAGTVQGLQAHVNHILVLMQENRSADTYLGQLNGDGQPAYEAEPNTGNPDPLNPPNVITPFHKTTLCETSDLNHSWNGTHQEFNGGAMDGFTAANDINSDNADPADPSGARTMGYYNRTDLPFYYRLYNTFATADRYFSSVLSQTFPNRFYLLAGTSFGHIRNDAPPPGGFMQRSIFNNLGVAGISWKIYTDQFAFGLVFRYVQVHAQGHIFPISQYYTDVANNTLPQVSFIDPLFTGDKNVENDEHPPSNVQVGQRFVYKIVNHLTKSPSWHDSVLFVTYDEHGGFYDHVAPPAAVPPDGIAPMLQPGDTVAGFDNLGIRVPTVVVSPFSKPHYVSHTVYDHTSILRFRR from the coding sequence ATGCGCAAGCGAGCCTGGATCGGAGTGGCCGGCGCGGCACTGGTGGCGGGCGGACTGCCGGCCATGTTCGGCCTCAGCCCGGCAGGAGCGGGCACCGTGCAGGGCCTCCAGGCCCACGTCAACCACATTCTCGTGCTCATGCAGGAGAACCGCTCCGCCGACACGTACCTGGGCCAGCTCAACGGCGATGGGCAGCCCGCGTACGAGGCCGAGCCCAACACGGGGAACCCCGATCCGCTCAACCCGCCGAACGTGATCACCCCGTTCCACAAGACGACGCTCTGCGAGACGTCGGATCTCAACCACTCCTGGAACGGCACGCATCAGGAGTTCAACGGCGGCGCGATGGACGGCTTCACCGCCGCCAACGACATCAACTCCGACAACGCCGACCCGGCCGACCCGAGTGGCGCGCGCACGATGGGCTACTACAACCGGACCGACCTGCCCTTCTACTACCGCCTCTACAACACCTTCGCCACCGCGGACCGCTACTTCTCGTCGGTGCTGTCCCAGACCTTCCCCAACCGCTTCTACCTCCTCGCGGGAACGTCGTTCGGCCACATCCGCAACGACGCGCCTCCGCCTGGCGGGTTCATGCAGAGGTCGATCTTCAACAACCTGGGCGTTGCGGGCATCTCATGGAAGATCTACACCGACCAGTTCGCCTTCGGCCTCGTGTTCCGCTACGTGCAGGTCCACGCCCAGGGGCACATCTTCCCCATCTCCCAGTACTACACCGACGTGGCGAACAACACGCTGCCTCAGGTCTCCTTCATCGACCCGCTCTTCACCGGCGACAAGAACGTCGAGAACGACGAGCACCCGCCGTCGAACGTGCAGGTGGGCCAGCGGTTCGTCTACAAGATCGTCAACCACCTCACGAAGTCGCCGAGCTGGCACGACTCGGTGCTGTTCGTCACCTACGACGAGCACGGCGGCTTCTACGACCACGTCGCTCCCCCGGCTGCAGTGCCCCCCGACGGCATCGCCCCGATGCTGCAGCCCGGTGACACGGTCGCCGGCTTCGACAACCTCGGCATACGCGTCCCGACCGTGGTCGTGTCACCCTTCTCCAAGCCGCACTACGTGTCGCACACCGTCTACGACCACACGTCGATCCTCAGGTTCAGACGCTGA
- a CDS encoding DUF2029 domain-containing protein, which translates to MGLTLVALLLAAPGPDAVPAARAGTPRWLLGIGGRGLDIEPRAYLGLMIAAFLCYLVVVALADQIEPRLLWTAIIALVALFALAPPLLSQDVFSYIASGRLAARHGLNPYVAVPARQPSDAVFPFVGWRHTPDSYGALFTFLVYPLGLLRVGVALWTLKLVSALSVLGLTGLTAHVAAARRVDPRRAAAFVALNPLVLVHVVGGAHNDSLLILALMGSVALLVTGRQVTGAVALAVAVGLKASGLLVAPFAVAGSRRRVPLAAALVAALAVVGWVGFAAFGSHVWASERLASRHESLTNHYSVPSTIARLGQFSVGRVRLAALATYAVGLVGLLWWTRRGGDWVRATGWATFGLLVASSWLMPWYVIWALPLAAVARDRRLTGSVLVLCAFQLLSRIRL; encoded by the coding sequence GTGGGGCTCACTCTCGTGGCGTTGCTCCTCGCGGCTCCGGGCCCCGACGCGGTGCCCGCGGCACGCGCCGGCACGCCGAGATGGTTGCTCGGAATCGGCGGGCGCGGCCTCGACATCGAGCCGAGGGCGTACCTGGGTCTCATGATCGCCGCGTTCCTCTGCTACCTGGTAGTGGTCGCGTTGGCCGACCAGATCGAGCCCCGGCTCTTGTGGACGGCAATCATCGCCCTGGTGGCGCTGTTCGCACTCGCGCCGCCGTTGCTTTCGCAAGACGTCTTCAGCTACATCGCATCCGGCCGGCTCGCGGCGCGGCACGGGCTCAACCCTTATGTCGCGGTCCCCGCGCGCCAGCCGAGCGACGCCGTGTTCCCGTTCGTCGGCTGGCGCCACACTCCCGACTCGTACGGAGCACTCTTCACCTTCCTCGTCTACCCCCTCGGCCTTCTGCGCGTTGGCGTCGCGCTGTGGACCCTGAAGCTCGTGAGCGCGCTCTCGGTGCTCGGGCTCACCGGGTTGACCGCGCACGTCGCCGCGGCGCGTCGCGTCGACCCCCGGCGTGCCGCGGCCTTCGTGGCCCTCAACCCCCTGGTGCTCGTGCACGTCGTGGGGGGTGCGCACAACGACTCGCTCCTGATCTTGGCGCTCATGGGATCGGTCGCTCTGCTCGTGACGGGGCGCCAGGTCACCGGAGCCGTGGCCCTCGCCGTCGCGGTCGGCCTCAAGGCGTCGGGTCTACTGGTAGCACCGTTCGCGGTCGCCGGCAGCCGGCGCCGGGTCCCCTTGGCCGCCGCGCTGGTCGCGGCGCTGGCCGTCGTCGGCTGGGTGGGATTCGCCGCGTTCGGCTCCCATGTGTGGGCGTCGGAGCGACTCGCGAGCCGGCACGAGTCGCTGACGAACCACTACAGCGTGCCGTCGACGATCGCACGGCTCGGACAGTTCTCGGTCGGTCGGGTACGTCTCGCGGCGTTGGCGACGTATGCCGTCGGCCTTGTGGGGCTGCTGTGGTGGACGAGGAGAGGCGGCGACTGGGTGCGCGCGACCGGCTGGGCGACGTTCGGTCTGCTCGTCGCGAGCTCGTGGCTCATGCCCTGGTACGTGATCTGGGCGCTCCCGCTCGCGGCCGTGGCACGCGATCGCCGGCTCACCGGATCGGTCCTCGTCCTCTGCGCCTTCCAGCTCCTCAGCCGGATACGGCTCTGA
- a CDS encoding polysaccharide deacetylase family protein: MTVSRRTFLLAAGSATLAACTHAAHRAATRRPPVRAPRATTTSPTAPETTTPPPGSAARFIRSGPTSANVVALTFHGSGDIALATELLDAARAGGAALTIFAVGRWLDENPDVARRVLDAGHELANHTYTHPALGGLGASRVADEIVRCRDALARHAGGPGRWFRPSGIEVPTQLMLTEAGRAGYPTVVGYDVDPRDYQDPGAPQIAARVRAGLHPGAIVSLHTGHAGTVAALPTILDAVAAAGLHTVTVHQLLDR; this comes from the coding sequence ATGACGGTCTCCAGACGCACCTTCCTGCTCGCCGCCGGTTCGGCGACCCTCGCGGCGTGCACCCACGCCGCCCACCGCGCCGCGACGCGGCGTCCGCCGGTCCGTGCGCCGCGAGCCACGACCACCTCGCCGACCGCCCCCGAGACCACGACCCCGCCCCCCGGATCGGCGGCGCGGTTCATCCGATCCGGTCCGACCTCCGCAAACGTGGTGGCGCTCACGTTCCACGGGTCGGGTGACATCGCTCTGGCGACGGAGCTGCTCGATGCCGCGCGTGCCGGAGGCGCGGCCCTCACGATCTTCGCGGTGGGGCGATGGCTCGACGAGAACCCGGATGTGGCCCGCCGCGTGCTCGACGCCGGCCACGAGCTCGCCAACCACACCTACACCCACCCGGCGCTCGGCGGGCTGGGCGCATCCCGGGTGGCTGACGAGATCGTCCGCTGTCGCGACGCGCTCGCGCGCCACGCGGGTGGGCCCGGGCGGTGGTTCCGGCCGTCAGGCATCGAGGTCCCGACCCAACTGATGTTGACCGAAGCCGGCCGCGCCGGTTATCCGACGGTCGTCGGTTACGACGTGGACCCGCGCGACTACCAGGATCCGGGCGCGCCGCAGATCGCGGCTCGGGTGCGAGCGGGATTGCATCCGGGCGCGATCGTCAGCCTCCACACCGGCCACGCGGGGACGGTCGCCGCGCTTCCCACCATCCTCGACGCGGTCGCGGCAGCGGGGCTGCACACGGTCACGGTCCATCAGCTCCTCGACCGATGA
- a CDS encoding flavodoxin family protein — protein MALTEKQEALCRESGWDFSDLRALFINCTLKRSPELSHTEGLARISMEIMRRNDVTVDFVRAVDHEIPVGVYPDMREHGYDRDEWPQLYEQVQAADILVLCSSIWLGEKSSVCTKVIERLYGNSHLLNERGQYAYYGRVGGCLVTGNEDGVKHCAMNILYSLQHLGYTIPPQADAGWIGEAGPGPSYLDPGSGGPENDFTNRNTTFMTWNLLHLARMLKDAGGIPAHGNQRSEWDAGCRSDFPNPDYR, from the coding sequence ATGGCCCTCACCGAGAAGCAGGAGGCTCTCTGTCGAGAGAGCGGCTGGGATTTCTCCGACCTCAGGGCGTTGTTCATCAACTGCACCTTGAAGCGCTCACCCGAGCTCTCCCACACCGAGGGGTTGGCGAGGATCTCGATGGAGATCATGCGCAGGAACGACGTGACCGTCGACTTCGTGCGCGCGGTCGACCACGAGATCCCGGTGGGCGTGTACCCCGACATGCGCGAGCACGGCTACGACCGGGACGAGTGGCCGCAGCTCTACGAGCAGGTCCAGGCCGCAGACATCCTCGTGTTGTGCAGCTCCATCTGGCTGGGCGAGAAGTCGTCGGTCTGCACCAAGGTGATCGAGCGGCTGTACGGGAACTCGCACCTCCTGAACGAGCGCGGCCAGTACGCCTACTACGGGCGCGTGGGCGGCTGCCTCGTCACGGGCAACGAGGACGGCGTGAAGCACTGCGCGATGAACATCCTGTACTCGTTGCAGCACCTCGGCTACACGATCCCGCCGCAGGCCGATGCGGGGTGGATCGGCGAGGCGGGGCCCGGGCCCTCCTACCTCGATCCGGGCAGCGGTGGCCCCGAGAACGACTTCACGAACCGCAACACGACGTTCATGACCTGGAACCTCCTCCACCTGGCCCGCATGCTGAAGGACGCCGGCGGCATCCCCGCCCACGGCAACCAACGCTCCGAATGGGACGCGGGCTGCCGTTCCGACTTCCCGAATCCCGACTACCGCTGA